One segment of Thermosynechococcus sp. HN-54 DNA contains the following:
- a CDS encoding inositol monophosphatase family protein: MSEVKCPLPENERQRYLEIATEAALAGGAVLQHYWGKLSEIEEKGRSGDLVTVADRQSEAAVLDVIRRHCPDHAVLAEESGLSGLKNNPFLWAIDPLDGTTNYAHQYPFSAVSVALLVEGEPHIGVVYDPFHRELFRAATGLGATRDRQPIRVSTTTELSHSLLVTGFAYDRRETEDNNYAEFCYLTHLTQGVRRGGAAAIDLAYIACGRLDGYWERGLSPWDLAAGVVLVREAGGVVTAYDQSPFDLTSGRILATNGHLHAALSEALLRVKPLGFSFLPEGR, from the coding sequence ATGTCAGAAGTGAAGTGTCCTCTACCGGAGAATGAGCGGCAGCGCTACTTGGAAATTGCCACGGAGGCAGCTTTGGCCGGCGGCGCGGTGCTTCAGCACTACTGGGGCAAACTGAGTGAGATTGAGGAAAAAGGACGTTCGGGTGACCTCGTTACGGTGGCCGATCGCCAGTCGGAAGCAGCAGTGCTGGATGTCATTCGTCGCCACTGTCCCGACCATGCGGTGCTCGCGGAGGAATCGGGTCTTTCGGGACTCAAGAACAATCCATTTCTGTGGGCAATTGATCCGCTGGATGGCACGACCAACTATGCCCATCAATACCCCTTTAGTGCAGTATCTGTGGCACTTCTGGTGGAGGGGGAACCCCACATCGGTGTCGTCTATGATCCCTTTCATCGCGAACTCTTTCGGGCAGCCACGGGCCTCGGTGCCACCCGCGATCGCCAGCCCATTCGCGTTTCCACCACCACAGAATTAAGTCATAGCCTTTTGGTCACGGGCTTTGCCTACGATCGCCGTGAAACCGAGGACAACAACTACGCTGAATTTTGCTACCTCACCCATCTCACCCAAGGCGTGCGTCGCGGCGGCGCCGCTGCTATTGACTTGGCCTACATTGCCTGTGGTCGTCTTGATGGTTATTGGGAACGGGGTCTTTCCCCTTGGGATTTGGCCGCCGGGGTTGTGCTTGTCCGCGAAGCGGGAGGGGTGGTCACTGCCTACGATCAATCCCCCTTTGACCTCACATCGGGGCGCATTTTAGCCACCAATGGCCACCTCCACGCTGCTCTGAGTGAGGCTCTATTGCGGGTAAAGCCCTTAGGATTTTCGTTTTTACCAGAGGGACGCTAG
- a CDS encoding 2Fe-2S iron-sulfur cluster binding domain-containing protein translates to MSTPQTYSVTIHVRPLKPGDPPTRTYTINVPSDRYILQYAESQGLELPFSCRNGACTTCAVRILSGHVYQPEAMGLSPALQAQGYALLCVSYARSDLEVETQDEDEVYELQFGRYFGKGRVQLGLPLDED, encoded by the coding sequence ATGAGCACGCCACAAACCTACTCTGTCACCATTCACGTGCGCCCCCTCAAGCCGGGGGATCCCCCCACGCGGACGTACACCATCAACGTTCCTAGCGATCGCTATATCCTGCAATACGCTGAGAGCCAAGGCCTTGAACTGCCCTTTTCCTGCCGTAACGGTGCCTGTACCACTTGTGCCGTGCGCATTCTCTCTGGCCATGTCTATCAACCCGAAGCCATGGGACTCTCGCCAGCACTGCAAGCCCAAGGGTATGCCCTCTTGTGTGTCAGCTATGCCCGCTCTGACCTTGAGGTGGAAACCCAAGATGAGGACGAGGTCTATGAGCTGCAATTTGGCCGTTACTTTGGCAAGGGACGGGTACAGTTGGGGCTGCCCCTCGATGAGGATTAA
- a CDS encoding DUF1269 domain-containing protein encodes MSTLVVVAFDDEYKANEVLIQLLKLQREHLIDLEDAAVVVRTKEGKLKINQTQDLTLEGALGGGFWGLLIGLLFFNPLLGWAAGFLAGAISGKFTDIGIDDNFIKELGQTISPGSSAIFTLIRKATPDKVLEEIAPFGGKVLHTSLSKEDEAKLQAALNRGKATAAATIETPNG; translated from the coding sequence ATGAGTACGTTAGTGGTTGTCGCGTTTGATGACGAGTACAAAGCCAATGAAGTATTGATCCAATTATTAAAGCTCCAGCGCGAACATCTGATTGACCTCGAAGATGCTGCCGTTGTCGTGCGCACCAAGGAGGGCAAGCTGAAAATCAACCAAACCCAAGATTTGACCCTAGAGGGTGCCCTTGGGGGTGGCTTTTGGGGGTTGTTAATTGGTCTATTGTTTTTTAATCCGCTGTTGGGCTGGGCGGCTGGTTTCCTAGCGGGGGCGATTTCCGGCAAATTTACCGATATTGGCATTGACGATAACTTCATCAAGGAGTTGGGTCAAACGATTTCTCCCGGTAGCTCCGCTATCTTTACGTTGATTCGCAAAGCCACTCCCGATAAAGTGCTTGAAGAAATCGCTCCCTTTGGGGGTAAAGTGCTGCACACCTCGCTCTCGAAAGAGGATGAGGCCAAGTTGCAGGCAGCTCTTAACCGCGGCAAGGCCACTGCGGCAGCGACGATAGAAACACCGAATGGTTAG
- a CDS encoding acyl-CoA desaturase: MTSVSSLPSRPLRPNWGVIFFMGVVHLGALLAFVPGLFSWSAVLLCFVLYWVSGGLGITLGWHRLVTHRSFQCPKWLEYFFVFCGSLACEGGIIEWVGLHRNHHLHSDQELDQHNSQKGFWWSHMGWMLQEVPAKAEVERLTKDINTDPVYRFLNQYFVPIQVVLGVLLYLWGGLPFVVWGIFVRLVLVYHLTWFVNSATHKFGYRTFESGDRSTNCWWVALLTFGEGWHNNHHTYPHSARHGLQWWEFDITWITIRALQAMGLAQKVRLVEAPTNH; this comes from the coding sequence ATGACATCTGTTTCGTCGTTGCCTTCGCGCCCCCTGCGTCCCAACTGGGGGGTGATTTTTTTTATGGGCGTTGTCCATTTGGGAGCGTTGCTGGCCTTTGTGCCGGGGCTGTTTTCATGGTCGGCAGTGCTCCTCTGTTTTGTCCTCTACTGGGTGTCCGGTGGCCTAGGGATTACCTTGGGCTGGCATCGCCTTGTCACCCATCGCAGTTTCCAGTGTCCAAAATGGCTGGAATACTTTTTTGTCTTTTGCGGTAGCTTGGCCTGTGAGGGTGGAATCATTGAATGGGTCGGCCTCCACCGCAATCATCACCTCCACTCCGATCAAGAACTGGATCAGCACAATTCCCAAAAAGGGTTTTGGTGGTCGCATATGGGCTGGATGCTCCAAGAAGTACCCGCCAAGGCAGAGGTGGAACGCCTCACCAAGGACATTAACACTGACCCCGTCTATCGCTTTTTGAATCAGTACTTTGTGCCCATTCAAGTGGTTCTAGGGGTCTTACTGTATTTGTGGGGTGGGCTGCCCTTTGTAGTTTGGGGCATTTTTGTCCGCCTTGTACTGGTGTATCACCTCACTTGGTTTGTGAATAGTGCCACCCACAAGTTTGGCTACCGCACGTTTGAATCGGGCGATCGCTCCACGAATTGCTGGTGGGTTGCCCTCTTGACCTTTGGCGAAGGCTGGCACAACAATCACCACACCTACCCCCATTCGGCACGTCACGGTCTGCAATGGTGGGAATTTGATATTACGTGGATCACGATTCGGGCACTGCAAGCCATGGGTCTGGCCCAAAAGGTGCGGCTGGTGGAAGCGCCTACGAATCACTAA
- a CDS encoding MGH1-like glycoside hydrolase domain-containing protein → MVSRANPELERLHAVHGQANPWKSWGPYLSERQWGTVREDYSADGNAWEYFSHDQARSRAYRWGEDGLGGICDAQQRLCFALALWNGNDPILKERLFGLTNNEGNHGEDVKEYYFYLDSTPTHSYMKYLYKYPQAAYPYLDLVTTNRHRSRFEAEYELLDTGVFEGDRYFDVFIEYAKAAPNDILIQISIHNRGNEAAHLHVLPTLWYRNTWSWTPGHIPAKPELKQMDATLVRARYGELGEYEFASDRPVPFLFTENETNFERLFGQPNASPYVKDAFHRYLINGEQNAVNPGKVGTKVAAHYQVTVPAQGVEIIQLRLAPAKSSPLSFGNAFSDRLNQARTEADLFFDHLIPSDCTADQRNVVRQAFAGMMWTKQYYYYPVKQWLEDKTLPPDVEERIVTRNKSWFHLESADIISMPDKWEYPWFAAWDLAFHCAPLALMDMDFAKEQLKLMVNELYLHPNGQIPAYEWNFGDVNPPVHGIATWQIYLLDKAMNKGTGDLAFLESVFHKLMLNFTWWVNRKDSLGNNVMEGGFLGLDNIGVFDRSAPLPTGGVLEQADGTAWVAMFALDMLSMALELAQHNPVYEDMACKFYEHFVYIAGAMDRVGIQKDELWDEKDGFYYDLLRLPDGRAQRLKVRSMVGLLPLCATAVFSEELLDSLPSFQERIAAFNARHPELLVNINAIDRPGVKQRRLLSPVNEVKLRRILTRLLDETEFLSDYGIRALSRHHYDHPYIFQVGREAYRVSYEPGESTTGLFGGNSNWRGPIWMPVNALLVQALRKMYGYYGNEFTVECPTGSGRWLNLWEVSAEISRRLASIFLKDESGRRPLYGATEKFQSDPHWRDLILFYEYFHGDNGAGLGASHQTGWTGLIARMIMALNVLDADEILENGHLAVASKRLAELVTAS, encoded by the coding sequence ATGGTCTCCCGTGCTAATCCCGAACTGGAACGACTCCATGCAGTGCATGGCCAAGCCAACCCTTGGAAATCTTGGGGGCCTTACTTGAGCGAGCGGCAGTGGGGCACAGTGCGGGAAGACTATTCCGCCGACGGCAATGCTTGGGAGTATTTTTCCCATGATCAGGCGCGATCGCGCGCCTACCGCTGGGGTGAAGATGGCCTCGGTGGCATTTGTGATGCCCAGCAGCGGCTTTGTTTTGCTCTTGCCCTCTGGAATGGTAACGATCCGATTCTCAAGGAACGGCTTTTTGGCTTGACCAACAATGAAGGGAATCATGGCGAGGACGTTAAGGAGTATTACTTTTACCTTGACAGCACGCCCACCCACTCCTATATGAAGTACCTCTACAAGTACCCGCAGGCGGCTTATCCCTATTTGGATTTGGTGACAACCAATCGCCACCGCAGCCGCTTTGAAGCGGAGTATGAACTCTTGGATACAGGTGTCTTTGAGGGCGATCGCTACTTCGATGTCTTTATTGAATATGCCAAAGCTGCTCCCAATGATATTTTGATCCAAATCAGTATTCACAATCGCGGCAACGAAGCTGCCCATTTGCACGTTCTGCCCACCCTGTGGTACCGCAATACGTGGAGTTGGACACCGGGGCACATTCCCGCCAAACCTGAACTCAAGCAAATGGATGCGACACTGGTGCGGGCACGCTATGGGGAACTAGGGGAGTATGAGTTTGCTAGCGATCGCCCGGTGCCATTTCTTTTCACCGAGAACGAAACCAACTTTGAGCGGCTCTTTGGCCAGCCCAATGCTTCACCCTACGTCAAGGATGCCTTTCACCGCTACCTGATTAATGGCGAGCAAAACGCCGTCAACCCCGGTAAAGTCGGCACCAAGGTGGCCGCCCACTATCAGGTCACCGTTCCTGCCCAAGGGGTTGAGATCATTCAACTACGCCTCGCACCTGCCAAAAGTAGCCCCCTCAGCTTCGGCAATGCGTTTAGCGATCGCCTCAACCAAGCCCGCACCGAAGCGGATCTCTTCTTTGATCACCTCATCCCCAGTGACTGCACCGCTGACCAGCGCAATGTGGTTCGTCAAGCCTTTGCCGGCATGATGTGGACAAAGCAATACTACTACTACCCCGTCAAGCAGTGGCTGGAAGACAAAACCTTGCCCCCCGATGTTGAGGAGCGCATTGTTACCCGCAACAAATCTTGGTTTCACCTTGAAAGCGCCGACATTATCTCCATGCCCGACAAGTGGGAATATCCTTGGTTTGCCGCTTGGGACTTGGCCTTCCACTGTGCACCCCTAGCGCTCATGGATATGGACTTTGCCAAAGAGCAACTCAAGCTGATGGTGAATGAACTCTACCTGCACCCCAACGGTCAGATTCCCGCCTATGAATGGAACTTTGGCGATGTGAATCCCCCCGTCCATGGAATTGCCACATGGCAAATCTATCTCTTGGACAAAGCCATGAACAAAGGCACAGGCGACTTGGCCTTCCTTGAGAGCGTGTTCCACAAGTTGATGCTCAACTTTACTTGGTGGGTCAACCGCAAGGACTCCCTCGGCAACAATGTCATGGAAGGTGGCTTCCTTGGTTTAGACAACATCGGCGTCTTTGACCGCAGTGCCCCTCTCCCCACCGGTGGTGTTCTTGAGCAGGCCGATGGTACCGCATGGGTGGCGATGTTTGCCCTTGATATGCTCTCCATGGCGTTGGAGCTAGCTCAGCACAATCCCGTTTATGAGGACATGGCCTGCAAATTCTACGAGCACTTTGTCTATATTGCCGGGGCGATGGATCGCGTTGGCATCCAGAAAGATGAACTCTGGGATGAAAAGGATGGCTTTTACTATGATCTGCTGCGCCTGCCCGATGGTCGTGCTCAGCGCCTGAAAGTGCGCTCGATGGTGGGATTGTTGCCCCTGTGTGCCACTGCTGTTTTCTCTGAGGAATTGCTAGACTCGCTGCCGAGTTTTCAGGAGCGTATTGCCGCTTTTAATGCCCGCCATCCTGAGCTTTTGGTCAACATTAACGCTATCGATCGCCCCGGTGTGAAACAGCGGCGGTTGCTCTCGCCCGTCAACGAGGTCAAGCTACGGCGTATTCTCACCCGCCTGTTAGATGAGACCGAATTTCTCAGTGACTATGGCATCCGTGCCCTCTCTCGCCACCACTACGATCACCCCTATATTTTCCAAGTCGGTCGCGAGGCCTATCGCGTCAGCTACGAACCCGGCGAATCCACCACTGGCCTCTTTGGCGGTAACTCCAACTGGCGTGGCCCCATTTGGATGCCCGTCAACGCACTCTTGGTGCAAGCCCTCCGCAAAATGTATGGCTATTACGGCAATGAGTTTACGGTGGAATGCCCAACGGGTTCAGGACGCTGGCTCAACCTCTGGGAGGTCTCGGCAGAAATTTCCCGCCGCTTGGCCAGTATTTTCCTCAAGGATGAATCAGGACGGCGACCCCTCTATGGTGCCACCGAAAAATTCCAAAGTGATCCCCACTGGCGAGATCTGATCCTGTTTTATGAGTACTTCCATGGCGACAATGGCGCGGGGCTAGGTGCGAGTCATCAAACGGGCTGGACGGGTCTGATCGCACGGATGATCATGGCGCTCAACGTCCTTGATGCCGATGAAATACTGGAGAACGGTCATTTGGCCGTGGCCTCGAAACGGCTGGCAGAATTGGTGACCGCTAGTTAG
- a CDS encoding DUF2834 domain-containing protein — protein MTVKETAADSIFANSYRGLRIFFAVLWVGLMVYSFGFAPPDHPETLTLIQRLATGDWQGINPLIVSLFNLMGVWPLIYTVFLVVDGQGQRFPAWPFAAFSFAVGAFALLPYFILRQPAPSFTGELNKGVRLWESRITALGICLLAVGFLGYGWIAGDWIDFWQQWRTSRFIHVMTLDFCLLSLLLPVLLVDDWQRRGVEQSQWRWWSLVPLVGVLGYLLLRPPLILSKKSVA, from the coding sequence ATGACGGTCAAAGAAACGGCAGCTGACAGCATCTTTGCCAACTCATATCGAGGACTGCGGATATTCTTTGCGGTTCTCTGGGTGGGACTGATGGTCTACAGCTTTGGCTTTGCTCCCCCCGATCACCCTGAAACTCTAACGCTAATTCAACGACTCGCCACGGGAGACTGGCAGGGCATCAATCCACTGATTGTCAGTCTCTTTAACCTCATGGGGGTGTGGCCACTAATCTATACGGTATTCCTCGTCGTGGATGGTCAAGGACAGCGGTTTCCCGCATGGCCATTTGCAGCTTTTAGTTTTGCCGTGGGTGCGTTTGCCCTCTTACCCTATTTCATTCTGCGCCAGCCTGCACCCAGCTTCACAGGGGAACTCAATAAAGGCGTACGTCTTTGGGAATCGCGGATCACGGCTCTTGGGATTTGTCTATTGGCGGTAGGCTTTCTTGGCTATGGCTGGATTGCAGGGGACTGGATCGATTTTTGGCAGCAGTGGCGGACGAGCCGCTTTATCCATGTGATGACCCTTGACTTTTGCTTGCTGTCGCTGCTCTTGCCGGTTCTCTTGGTTGATGACTGGCAACGACGAGGAGTAGAACAGTCGCAGTGGCGGTGGTGGAGCCTTGTCCCTCTAGTGGGGGTATTGGGTTACTTACTTTTGCGTCCACCGTTAATTCTCTCGAAAAAAAGTGTGGCATGA
- the ntcA gene encoding global nitrogen regulator NtcA: MNKDQPLAPVFRHMASGLFPSTTETYERGKTIFFPGDPAEKVYFLLKGAVKLSRVYEAGEEITVALLRENTVFGVLSLITGTRSDRFYHAVAFTNVELLAVPIEQVEKAMHEDPDLPMFMIQGLSSRILQTEMMIETLAHRDMGSRLVSFLLILCRDFGIPTSAGVTVDLKLSHQAIAEAIGSTRVTVTRLLGELRDQKMISIHKKKITVHNPLMLSQQFT, encoded by the coding sequence ATGAACAAAGATCAACCCTTAGCACCCGTCTTTCGCCACATGGCCAGTGGCCTGTTTCCATCCACGACTGAAACCTATGAGCGCGGCAAAACCATTTTCTTTCCGGGGGATCCAGCGGAAAAGGTCTATTTTCTCCTCAAGGGGGCAGTGAAGCTCTCACGGGTGTATGAAGCAGGTGAAGAAATTACGGTGGCGCTGCTGCGGGAAAATACGGTATTTGGGGTGCTGTCCCTGATTACGGGCACCCGCTCCGATCGCTTTTACCACGCGGTGGCGTTTACGAACGTGGAGTTATTGGCGGTTCCCATCGAACAGGTGGAAAAGGCGATGCACGAGGACCCCGATTTGCCCATGTTTATGATTCAGGGGCTGTCATCGCGGATCCTGCAAACGGAGATGATGATCGAGACCCTTGCCCACCGCGATATGGGATCCCGCTTGGTCAGCTTTTTGCTGATTCTTTGCCGTGATTTTGGCATTCCCACCAGTGCCGGCGTCACGGTGGATTTGAAGCTTTCCCATCAGGCGATCGCCGAGGCCATTGGTTCGACACGGGTAACCGTGACTCGCCTATTGGGGGAACTTCGCGATCAAAAAATGATCTCAATTCACAAAAAGAAAATCACGGTGCATAACCCCTTGATGCTTAGCCAACAGTTTACCTAG
- a CDS encoding cyclic peptide export ABC transporter — MKLFRILLQAAWPTIVAAAIAGLLNGGSTAALIALINAALQKTPALQRLLPWGFILLGTLLLLTHFSSQVLLVRAAQQAVYEMRLLLSRQILASPLRQLEAIGNPQLLATLTEDVEAVSRSFSVLPNLFNAIAIVIGCLIYMGWLSPPLFFALVALIGIGTGSYLFLAGRARQFLERARQQQDQLFQHFRTLTEGNKELKLHRQRRLAFFYRELAPTAQKTRQQNELGYMVFAIAASWGQLLLFVTIGFFLFTLPHLLGATPTVLSGYVLTIIYLMLPMQQVIDAIPVFSRASVALKKVESLQLSLGDPRQDISSRGDLPPLGWKTLSLRQIRHQYHGSREDEPATFTLGPLSLTVEAGELLFIVGGNGSGKSTLAKIITGLYIPDQGEIWVDDHCLQPEDYEWYRQHFATVFSDFYLFDSLLGIESPERLAAVPEYLEKLRLSHKVRLEGNRFSTTSLSQGERKRLGLLMAYLDDRPAYLFDEWAADQDPVFREIFYRQLLPELKAQGKTVFVISHDDRYFDVADRLIKLDYGQLVT; from the coding sequence GTGAAGCTGTTTCGGATTCTCCTACAGGCGGCTTGGCCGACGATTGTTGCGGCAGCGATCGCTGGCCTTCTTAATGGCGGTAGCACAGCGGCGCTCATTGCTCTGATTAATGCCGCCCTGCAGAAAACCCCTGCCCTCCAGCGCCTATTACCTTGGGGGTTTATTCTCCTTGGGACACTCCTCCTACTGACCCACTTTAGCTCCCAAGTCCTGCTGGTGCGGGCTGCCCAACAGGCCGTCTATGAAATGCGTCTCCTCCTCAGCCGCCAAATTCTCGCCTCACCCCTACGCCAGTTAGAGGCCATTGGCAATCCCCAACTCCTTGCGACGCTGACAGAGGATGTGGAGGCGGTCTCCCGTTCCTTTTCCGTCCTGCCCAACCTGTTCAATGCCATTGCCATTGTTATTGGCTGTCTGATTTACATGGGGTGGCTGTCCCCGCCCCTCTTTTTTGCCCTTGTGGCCTTGATTGGCATTGGTACTGGCAGCTACCTATTTCTAGCGGGTAGAGCACGGCAATTCCTAGAGCGGGCACGGCAGCAACAGGATCAGCTCTTTCAGCACTTTCGGACACTCACCGAGGGCAACAAAGAACTCAAGCTCCATCGGCAGCGGCGGCTCGCCTTCTTCTATCGGGAATTGGCACCCACAGCTCAAAAAACACGGCAGCAAAACGAGCTGGGGTACATGGTCTTTGCCATTGCTGCCAGTTGGGGGCAGTTGCTGCTGTTTGTGACGATTGGCTTTTTTCTCTTTACGCTACCCCATCTACTGGGGGCGACACCAACCGTACTCTCCGGCTATGTCCTGACAATTATTTACCTGATGCTCCCAATGCAACAGGTCATTGATGCCATTCCGGTCTTTAGCCGTGCCAGTGTTGCCCTGAAAAAAGTGGAATCCCTGCAACTCAGCCTTGGGGATCCGCGCCAAGACATTAGCAGTCGGGGGGATCTCCCTCCCTTGGGCTGGAAAACCCTTTCTCTACGGCAGATCCGCCATCAGTACCACGGTAGCCGTGAGGATGAACCTGCCACCTTCACCCTAGGGCCATTGAGTTTAACGGTTGAGGCTGGGGAACTCCTCTTTATTGTTGGTGGCAACGGCAGTGGCAAATCCACCTTGGCGAAAATTATTACGGGACTCTACATTCCCGATCAGGGGGAAATTTGGGTGGATGATCACTGTTTGCAACCTGAAGACTACGAATGGTATCGCCAACACTTTGCCACCGTTTTTAGTGACTTTTACCTCTTTGATTCGCTGCTCGGAATTGAATCTCCAGAACGCTTAGCAGCAGTCCCAGAGTACCTTGAAAAACTGCGCCTCAGCCACAAAGTTCGCCTAGAAGGTAACCGCTTTTCCACTACCTCCCTCTCCCAAGGAGAGCGCAAGCGTTTGGGGCTATTGATGGCCTATCTCGACGATCGCCCCGCCTATCTCTTTGATGAATGGGCAGCAGATCAAGATCCTGTGTTTCGGGAGATTTTCTACCGTCAACTGCTGCCGGAGCTAAAGGCGCAGGGCAAAACGGTGTTTGTCATTAGTCATGACGATCGCTATTTTGACGTGGCCGATCGCCTGATCAAACTCGACTATGGCCAACTCGTGACCTAG
- the psb35 gene encoding photosystem II assembly protein Psb35, with the protein MMGSLAISFTVGAGNFVPFYGVLLLGLIAAVSIGLIAWYNSKRPPGWENADRPSFIPNLNLEESESTPTSDETTDS; encoded by the coding sequence ATGATGGGGTCATTGGCAATTAGCTTTACCGTCGGTGCCGGTAATTTCGTTCCCTTCTATGGGGTGCTCCTGCTGGGCTTAATCGCTGCCGTGAGCATTGGCCTCATCGCCTGGTACAACTCCAAGCGCCCTCCCGGCTGGGAAAATGCCGATCGCCCCAGTTTTATTCCCAACTTGAATCTCGAAGAGTCCGAGTCCACCCCCACCTCTGATGAGACCACAGATTCGTGA
- a CDS encoding TIGR03279 family radical SAM protein, producing MSDRALRPAVVAAVAPGSIAAELGFEPGDAVVAINGDRPRDLIDYRFLCAEEYLTLEVLGKDGQTYILEIEKDIDEDLGLEFTTALFDGLMQCNNRCPFCFIDQQPPGKRQSLYIKDDDYRLSFLYGSYITLTNLLPSEWQRIAQLRLSPLYVSVHATVPSVRQRLLKNPRAGEILQQIRWFQEHRLQLHVQVVVCPGINDGECLEQTVRDLAMFYDPDWPTVLSVAVVPVGLTRFRPAEDELTPVTPAHAQEVIQRVQALQQQFEQQWQTPFAWLADEWFLIAGWPLPPAAHYQDYPQLSNGVGTIRLFLEEFDVHAPQLPQRLPKPRHLSWVVGNAVEQAFAPLVARFNQIENLRLDLYALASDYWGQQMSVTGLLTGHDLIYHLKGKPLGDRLLLPNLMLKHDEPVFLDDVPLATVEAALGVPIQVVSGGAAGIIAACTAP from the coding sequence ATGAGCGATCGCGCCCTTCGACCGGCTGTAGTGGCTGCTGTGGCACCCGGTTCCATTGCTGCTGAGTTGGGATTTGAACCCGGCGATGCTGTAGTGGCGATTAATGGCGATCGCCCCCGCGATTTGATTGACTATCGGTTTCTCTGTGCCGAGGAATACCTCACCCTCGAAGTACTGGGCAAAGACGGCCAAACCTACATTCTGGAAATTGAAAAAGACATTGATGAGGATTTAGGGCTGGAGTTTACCACGGCTCTTTTTGATGGGTTGATGCAGTGCAACAATCGCTGCCCCTTTTGTTTTATTGATCAGCAGCCCCCCGGCAAACGGCAGAGCCTCTACATTAAAGACGACGACTACCGCCTCAGCTTTCTTTATGGCAGTTATATTACCCTCACCAACTTGCTCCCCTCAGAGTGGCAACGGATTGCCCAACTGCGCCTTTCTCCTCTCTATGTCTCTGTCCATGCCACCGTGCCTAGCGTTCGCCAACGCCTCCTCAAAAATCCACGGGCAGGGGAGATTCTGCAACAAATTCGCTGGTTTCAAGAGCACCGGCTCCAGCTCCATGTCCAAGTGGTGGTGTGTCCGGGTATCAATGATGGGGAGTGTCTTGAGCAAACGGTGCGGGACTTAGCGATGTTTTATGATCCTGATTGGCCAACGGTGCTCTCAGTGGCCGTGGTACCCGTGGGTCTCACCCGCTTTCGTCCTGCTGAGGATGAACTTACTCCCGTCACCCCCGCCCATGCCCAAGAGGTGATTCAACGGGTACAGGCCTTGCAGCAGCAGTTTGAACAGCAGTGGCAAACCCCCTTTGCTTGGCTAGCGGATGAGTGGTTCTTGATTGCTGGATGGCCCTTACCGCCCGCAGCCCACTATCAGGATTATCCGCAGCTCAGTAATGGTGTGGGAACCATTCGCCTGTTTTTAGAAGAGTTTGATGTTCACGCGCCGCAGCTACCCCAACGCCTCCCAAAGCCACGCCATCTCAGTTGGGTGGTGGGCAATGCGGTGGAACAGGCTTTTGCACCTTTGGTGGCGCGCTTCAATCAAATTGAGAACTTGCGCCTTGACCTCTATGCCTTGGCCAGTGACTATTGGGGACAGCAGATGTCTGTCACGGGGTTGTTGACAGGCCATGATTTGATTTATCACCTCAAGGGCAAGCCGTTGGGCGATCGCCTGCTCCTACCCAATCTGATGCTCAAGCACGATGAACCCGTTTTTCTCGATGATGTGCCTTTAGCCACTGTCGAGGCGGCGCTAGGGGTGCCTATTCAAGTGGTCTCTGGCGGAGCCGCGGGGATTATTGCTGCGTGTACCGCCCCTTAG